A region of Allocoleopsis franciscana PCC 7113 DNA encodes the following proteins:
- a CDS encoding roadblock/LC7 domain-containing protein → MAINSQKIGHILQNFVTTTSDVQGAALVTPDGLPLASSLPSGMDDERVSAMSAAMLSLGERIGQELARGDIDRIYVEGNEGFSILTKCDEEAVFIVLASKAAKQGVLMLEIKRAVAELKLLLL, encoded by the coding sequence ATGGCGATTAACTCTCAAAAAATTGGTCACATTCTGCAAAACTTTGTGACAACAACCAGTGATGTTCAAGGTGCAGCATTAGTTACTCCTGACGGCTTACCCTTGGCGTCAAGCTTACCCAGTGGCATGGATGATGAACGGGTTTCAGCTATGTCTGCTGCCATGCTTTCTTTGGGTGAACGCATCGGTCAAGAACTGGCTAGAGGTGATATTGACCGCATCTATGTAGAGGGCAATGAAGGCTTTAGCATTCTTACAAAATGCGATGAAGAAGCAGTCTTTATCGTTCTTGCCAGCAAGGCGGCAAAGCAGGGAGTTTTGATGTTAGAAATTAAGCGTGCTGTCGCTGAACTGAAGTTGCTTTTACTGTAA